A single Anopheles maculipalpis chromosome 3RL, idAnoMacuDA_375_x, whole genome shotgun sequence DNA region contains:
- the LOC126562310 gene encoding caldesmon: MIDDDEDDYEGYFLRPANEYNIKEKIIQANQESFAIPTPPSPRQHASGERRVTFREQLVDYEPDDYSSEDDGYTGGCGGGSGSGGSGQKKNAIIETVADVHRDGSGGGDGTNADTIIEDLHLDDRGMTPDHEQGDDEEEVVVEEEQLEGEYDEDGEGTDDRMEKHKTGVEGESVVSEEDDEVEEETVPQDEQVVEVEEEEEEEEPTDGSSMDTEIHNPESSEDISSSPLKTYRSEADSRSGSGDSQAEEANPGEEEDGNGDNEVHYEDDNDDDEQSFYRERSAHNGEERDSSSDGERPLDAHRAKRSSTCRRKCCRHKKSSGEKLPYYNGFRSEYGLSREELEEKKRRLEARRQRVRERQQRRTAEQRQKAQSNEEAFAAWLHGKLRNSINKHQNMYDVKQSSSSGRQQQQNPKFRRRNGIHTMQQISYG, encoded by the exons AtgatcgacgacgacgaggatgACTACGAAGGATATT TTCTTCGCCCTGCCAACGAGTACAAcataaaggaaaaaatcattcaagcGAATCAGGAATCGTTTGCCATCCCAACACCACCCTCCCCACGGCAGCACGCGAGTGGTGAACGCCGGGTAACCTTTCGCGAGCAGCTAGTCGACTACGAACCGGACGATTACAGCAGCGAGGATGATGGATACACCGGTggatgtggtggtggtagtggttcGGGTGGCTCAGGTCAGAAGAAAAACGCTATAATCGAAACGGTGGCAGATGTGCATCGGGACGGGAGTGGTGGAGGGGATGGAACGAATGCGGACACGATCATCGAGGACTTGCACCTGGATGACCGAGGCATGACACCAGACCACGAGCAGGGGGACGATGAGGAGGAGGTAGTGGTAGAAGAGGAACAGCTGGAAGGGGAGTACGATGAGGATGGCGAAGGAACGGACGATCGCATGGAGAAACATAAGACTGGTGTGGAGGGTGAATCGGTGGTATCTGAGGAGGATGACGAAGTGGAGGAGGAAACAGTACCCCAGGATGAGCAAGTAGTGGAGGtagaagaggaggaggaagaggaggaaccGACTGACGGATCAAGCATGGACACGGAAATTCACAACCCCGAAAGCAGTGAGGATATCAGTAGCAGTCCACTGAAGACGTATCGCAGTGAGGCTGACTCccgttccggttccggtgatTCACAGGCAGAGGAGGCTAATCCTGGCGAAGAGGAGGACGGGAACGGTGATAACGAGGTACACTACGAAGACGataatgatgacgatgagCAATCGTTCTATCGTGAAAGATCGGCCCACAACGGCGAAGAGCGTGACTCGTCGTCCGACGGTGAACGTCCTCTCGATGCACACCGCGCCAAACGGTCGTCAACCTGCCGCCGGAAATGCTGCCGGCATAAAAAATCGTCCGGTGAAAAGTTGCCGTACTACAATGGGTTCCGTTCCGAGTATGGACTGTCGCGGGAGGAGCTGGAAGAGAAGAAACGGCGACTAGAGGCCCGAAGGCAACGGGTCCGAGAGCGGCAACAGCGTCGTACAGCGGAACAACGTCAGAAGGCACAATCGAACGAGGAAGCGTTTGCGGCCTGGTTGCACGGCAAGTTGCGGAACTCGATCAACAAACATCAGAACATGTACGACGTGAAGCAGAGCAGTTCGTCCGgtcggcagcagcaacagaatcCGAAATTCCGTCGTCGGAACGGTATCCACACGATGCAGCAAATTTCCTACGGTTAG